In the Sarcophilus harrisii chromosome 1, mSarHar1.11, whole genome shotgun sequence genome, one interval contains:
- the TREX1 gene encoding three-prime repair exonuclease 1 produces the protein MGLEAAAPRPMETLVILDLEATGLPFSQPKVTELCLVAIHRHALEGPQAAPPTGAPCQVPPPPRVTDKLCVCVAPGKACSAAASSLTGLNTAMLTAHRRPRFDSGLGGLLQAFLQRQPPPVCLVAHNGDRFDFPLLQAELVGAGLGTDALSGVFCVDSIAALRALDRSGPPRESSQRKSYSLGNVYTRLYGQAPPDTHTAEGDVLALVSICQARPQPLLRWVDTHARPFSSVKPMYEAGAVTDQEAACDTGTMTECPKLRAAPAGAASGDASPGSGKRRGRPEAPSRPRNAPSPSHLNPSHLLAMLGPLVVLTMAVALYWVPWSS, from the coding sequence ATGGGTTTGGAAGCAGCCGCCCCGAGGCCCATGGAGACCCTCGTCATCCTGGACCTTGAAGCCACAGGCCTGCCCTTCTCTCAGCCCAAGGTCACCGAGCTGTGCCTGGTGGCCATCCACAGACATGCCTTGGAGGGGCCCCAAGCTGCCCCTCCAACGGGGGCCCCTTGCCAGGTGCCTCCGCCACCCCGGGTGACTGACAAGCTCTGCGTGTGTGTGGCCCCCGGAAAGGCCTGCAGCGCGGCAGCCAGCAGCCTCACAGGCCTGAACACGGCCATGCTGACGGCCCACCGGAGGCCTCGCTTTGACTCCGGGCTTGGGGGCCTTCTGCAGGCCTTCCTTCAGAGGCAGCCACCCCCCGTCTGTCTGGTGGCCCACAACGGGGACCGCTTTGACTTTCCCCTGTTGCAAGCCGAGCTGGTCGGGGCCGGCCTAGGCACAGATGCCCTAAGCGGTGTCTTCTGTGTGGACAGCATCGCGGCCCTGAGAGCCCTGGACCGCTCGGGCCCACCCCGGGAATCCAGCCAGAGGAAGAGCTACAGCCTGGGGAACGTCTACACCCGTCTGTACGGCCAGGCCCCGCCCGACACGCACACCGCCGAGGGCGACGTCCTTGCCCTGGTCAGCATCTGCCAGGCCCGGCCCCAGCCCCTGCTGCGCTGGGTCGACACTCACGCCAGACCCTTCAGCAGCGTCAAACCCATGTACGAAGCGGGAGCCGTGACCGACCAGGAGGCTGCCTGTGACACGGGGACAATGACCGAATGCCCGAAGCTCCGGGCAGCCCCCGCCGGGGCCGCATCGGGGGATGCCAGCCCAGGTAGCGGCAAGAGAAGGGGCAGACCAGAGGCTCCCTCCCGCCCCCGGAACGCCCCCAGCCCCTCCCATCTGAACCCGTCCCACCTGCTGGCCATGCTGGGCCCCCTGGTGGTTTTGACCATGGCGGTGGCTCTGTACTGGGTGCCCTGGTCATCCTAG